One stretch of Microbacterium terrae DNA includes these proteins:
- the infB gene encoding translation initiation factor IF-2, with amino-acid sequence MAKPRVHEIASELGVDSKVALAKLKELGEFVKSPSSTIEPPVARKLRAALEADGVSTGGAAAAPAGRPAGRPGPARPAAPAAGGRPTPGPKPGPTKPAEPEAPAAPAPAPAAPAPAAEAPAAAAPAAPAAAPAGDGPKPGGPAPAAPRPGGGSPRPGNNPFASAQGMGQRPAGPRPGNNPFASAQGMGQRPTPGNIPRPQAPRPGAPRPGAPRPGGAGRPGGGGRPGAPFQQRPGGPGRPGGAGGFQRPGGAPGAGAPGGGGFAGRPGGGGGRGRGPGGGTAGAFGKGGGKSKQRKSRRAKRQEFEMRSAPVVGGVNVSKGNGEIIRLRRGASIADFADKLEALRGYTVQPGTLVTILFNLGEMATATESLDEATFEVLGAELGYKIQMVSPEDEDKELLEGFGLDLEAELEAENEEDLEIRPPVVTVMGHVDHGKTRLLDAIRQTNVVAGEAGGITQHIGAYQVWTEHEGIERAITFIDTPGHEAFTAMRARGAQVTDLAILVVAADDGIMPQTVEALNHAQAANVPIVVAVNKVDKPDANPAKVRQQLTEYGLVAEEYGGDVMFVDVSARQGTGIQELLDALLLTADAGLDLTANPNKAARGVAIEAKLDKGRGSVATVLIQSGTLRVGDAIVAGTAYGRVRAMADENGDPVEEAYPSRPVQVQGLNSVPRAGDTFIVTEEDRTARQIAEKREAAERNAQLAKARKRISLEDFTRALEEGKVESLNLIIKGDVSGAVEALEESLLKIEVDESVQLRIIHRGVGAITESDINLATIDNAIVIGFNVRPDTKARERAAREGVDVRFYSVIYNAIDDVEQSLKGLLKPEFEEVQSGVAEIREVFRSSKFGNIAGVIVRSGTITRNAKARVIRDGVVLADGLAIESLRRFKDDVTEVRTDFECGIGLGKYNDIQIGDEIETTEMVEKPRG; translated from the coding sequence GTGGCAAAACCACGCGTGCACGAGATCGCTTCCGAACTCGGCGTCGACAGCAAGGTCGCCCTTGCGAAGCTGAAGGAGCTCGGCGAATTCGTCAAGAGCCCCTCCTCGACCATCGAACCCCCGGTCGCCCGTAAGCTCCGCGCCGCCCTCGAGGCAGACGGTGTGAGCACCGGCGGCGCCGCTGCGGCACCCGCCGGTCGCCCGGCCGGTCGCCCCGGTCCGGCGCGTCCCGCGGCTCCGGCCGCCGGCGGTCGCCCGACCCCCGGTCCCAAGCCCGGTCCGACCAAGCCCGCCGAGCCCGAGGCTCCGGCGGCTCCGGCTCCGGCCCCCGCCGCACCGGCTCCGGCTGCTGAGGCGCCCGCGGCTGCTGCTCCGGCTGCGCCGGCCGCAGCCCCTGCCGGCGACGGCCCGAAGCCCGGCGGACCCGCTCCCGCGGCCCCCCGCCCCGGCGGCGGATCGCCGCGCCCGGGCAACAACCCGTTCGCTTCGGCGCAGGGTATGGGTCAGCGTCCGGCGGGTCCCCGCCCGGGCAACAACCCGTTCGCCTCGGCCCAGGGCATGGGCCAGCGTCCCACGCCCGGCAACATCCCGCGTCCGCAGGCTCCGCGCCCGGGCGCCCCGCGTCCCGGCGCTCCGCGTCCCGGCGGTGCCGGTCGTCCCGGTGGCGGCGGTCGTCCCGGAGCCCCGTTCCAGCAGCGTCCCGGCGGTCCCGGTCGTCCCGGCGGTGCCGGCGGCTTCCAGCGTCCCGGTGGCGCTCCCGGTGCCGGTGCACCCGGAGGCGGCGGCTTCGCCGGTCGTCCCGGTGGTGGCGGCGGTCGTGGCCGTGGCCCCGGCGGTGGCACCGCCGGTGCGTTCGGCAAGGGCGGCGGCAAGTCGAAGCAGCGCAAGTCGCGTCGGGCGAAGCGCCAAGAGTTCGAGATGCGGTCGGCACCGGTCGTCGGTGGCGTCAACGTCTCGAAGGGCAACGGCGAGATCATCCGCCTGCGTCGCGGCGCATCCATCGCCGACTTCGCCGACAAGCTCGAGGCTCTGCGCGGCTACACCGTGCAGCCCGGCACGCTCGTGACGATCCTCTTCAACCTCGGCGAGATGGCCACGGCCACCGAGTCGCTGGACGAGGCGACGTTCGAGGTGCTCGGCGCCGAGCTCGGCTACAAGATCCAGATGGTCTCGCCCGAGGACGAGGACAAGGAGCTCCTCGAGGGCTTCGGTCTCGACCTCGAGGCCGAGCTGGAGGCGGAGAACGAGGAAGACCTCGAGATCCGGCCTCCGGTCGTGACCGTCATGGGTCACGTCGACCACGGTAAGACGCGCCTCCTCGACGCGATCCGCCAGACCAACGTGGTCGCGGGTGAGGCCGGTGGCATCACCCAGCACATCGGTGCATACCAGGTGTGGACCGAGCACGAGGGCATCGAGCGTGCGATCACCTTCATCGACACCCCGGGTCACGAGGCGTTCACCGCCATGCGTGCCCGTGGTGCGCAGGTGACCGACCTCGCGATCCTCGTGGTCGCCGCCGACGACGGCATCATGCCGCAGACGGTGGAGGCGCTCAACCACGCCCAGGCGGCGAACGTGCCGATCGTGGTCGCTGTCAACAAGGTCGACAAGCCCGACGCCAACCCGGCCAAGGTGCGCCAGCAGCTCACCGAGTACGGTCTGGTCGCCGAGGAGTACGGCGGCGACGTCATGTTCGTCGACGTGTCGGCCCGTCAGGGAACCGGCATCCAGGAACTCCTCGATGCCCTCCTGCTCACGGCTGACGCCGGTCTCGACCTCACGGCCAACCCGAACAAGGCAGCCCGTGGTGTTGCGATCGAGGCGAAGCTCGACAAGGGCCGCGGCTCGGTGGCCACGGTGCTCATCCAGTCCGGAACGCTCCGCGTCGGTGACGCGATCGTCGCCGGCACCGCATACGGACGCGTCCGTGCGATGGCCGACGAGAACGGCGACCCGGTCGAGGAGGCCTACCCGTCGCGTCCCGTGCAGGTGCAGGGTCTGAACTCCGTGCCGCGCGCCGGTGACACCTTCATCGTGACCGAAGAGGACCGCACCGCCCGCCAGATCGCCGAGAAGCGTGAAGCGGCCGAGCGCAACGCGCAGCTGGCCAAGGCCCGCAAGCGCATCTCGCTCGAGGACTTCACCCGTGCTCTCGAAGAGGGCAAGGTCGAGTCGCTCAACCTCATCATCAAGGGTGACGTCTCGGGTGCCGTCGAGGCGCTCGAGGAGTCGCTCCTCAAGATCGAGGTCGACGAGTCGGTCCAGCTGCGGATCATCCACCGCGGTGTGGGTGCGATCACCGAGTCCGACATCAACCTGGCGACGATCGACAACGCGATCGTCATCGGCTTCAACGTCCGTCCCGACACGAAGGCGCGCGAGCGCGCCGCCCGTGAAGGTGTCGATGTCCGCTTCTACTCGGTCATCTACAACGCGATCGACGATGTCGAGCAGTCGCTCAAGGGCCTGCTCAAGCCGGAGTTCGAAGAGGTCCAGTCGGGTGTCGCCGAGATCCGCGAGGTGTTCCGCTCCTCGAAGTTCGGCAACATCGCCGGTGTCATCGTCCGCTCGGGCACGATCACGCGCAACGCCAAGGCGCGCGTCATCCGCGACGGCGTCGTGCTCGCCGATGGCCTCGCCATCGAGTCGCTGCGCCGCTTCAAGGACGACGTCACCGAGGTCCGCACGGACTTCGAGTGCGGTATCGGCCTCGGCAAGTACAACGACATCCAGATCGGCGACGAGATCGAGACCACAGAGATGGTCGAGAAGCCGCGCGGCTGA
- a CDS encoding YlxR family protein: MIAVRTCVGCRTRAPRSSLLRVVSIDSVLVPDERASLPGRGAWVHETPECVDAAVKRRAFVRALRVSGPLDTQTIEQFLQRKG, encoded by the coding sequence ATGATTGCCGTACGAACGTGCGTCGGATGCCGCACGCGTGCTCCCCGATCCTCCCTTCTCAGGGTGGTGTCCATCGATTCCGTCCTCGTCCCCGACGAGCGCGCGTCGTTGCCCGGGCGAGGCGCGTGGGTGCACGAGACGCCCGAATGCGTGGATGCTGCAGTCAAGCGCCGCGCTTTCGTGCGGGCATTGCGTGTGTCAGGCCCGCTTGACACGCAGACCATCGAACAGTTCCTACAGCGAAAAGGCTGA
- the nusA gene encoding transcription termination factor NusA, whose translation MDIDLGLLRTVEREKEIPFDELVRIIEQAILTAYAKHTSPTGELPEGARAELDRKTGHVAVFIPLLDEEGAVIGEEESTPEDFGRIAAFAAKQVISQRLRDIADDAVLGEFRGKEGDIVAGVVQQGPNPRMVHVDLGTVEAILPPEEQVPGEEYAHGSRLRVYVTSVAKGTKGPQITVSRTHPGLVRKLFALEVPEIAAGLVEIVSLAREAGHRTKIAVKGNDPSINAKGACIGELGRRVRAVTEELGGEKIDIVDYDPELAKFVANALSPAKVTSSFVLDANIKAVRALVPDYQLSLAIGKEGQNARLAAKLTGAKIDIQPDSILEDA comes from the coding sequence ATGGACATCGATCTCGGACTGCTGCGCACGGTCGAGCGTGAGAAGGAGATCCCCTTCGACGAACTCGTCCGGATCATCGAACAGGCCATCCTGACCGCGTACGCGAAGCACACCTCACCCACCGGCGAGCTGCCCGAAGGCGCCCGCGCGGAGCTCGACCGCAAGACCGGTCACGTCGCCGTCTTCATCCCCCTGCTCGACGAGGAGGGCGCCGTCATCGGCGAAGAGGAGTCGACCCCCGAGGACTTCGGTCGCATCGCCGCCTTCGCGGCCAAGCAGGTCATCAGCCAGCGTCTGCGCGACATCGCCGACGACGCCGTGCTCGGAGAGTTCCGCGGCAAGGAGGGCGACATCGTCGCCGGCGTCGTGCAGCAGGGCCCGAACCCGCGCATGGTGCACGTCGACCTCGGCACCGTCGAGGCGATCCTCCCGCCCGAGGAGCAGGTTCCCGGTGAGGAGTACGCCCACGGGTCACGCCTGCGCGTTTACGTGACGAGCGTCGCCAAGGGCACCAAGGGGCCGCAGATCACGGTCTCGCGCACCCACCCGGGTCTCGTCCGCAAGCTGTTCGCCCTCGAGGTGCCCGAGATCGCGGCTGGTCTCGTCGAGATCGTGTCGCTCGCCCGCGAGGCCGGCCACCGCACCAAGATCGCCGTCAAGGGCAACGACCCGTCGATCAACGCCAAGGGCGCCTGCATCGGCGAGCTCGGCCGCCGCGTGCGCGCCGTCACCGAGGAGCTCGGCGGCGAGAAGATCGACATCGTCGACTACGACCCCGAGCTCGCGAAGTTCGTCGCCAACGCGCTGTCGCCGGCCAAGGTGACGTCGAGCTTCGTGCTCGATGCGAACATCAAGGCCGTGCGCGCGCTCGTCCCCGACTACCAGCTGTCGCTCGCGATCGGCAAGGAAGGTCAGAACGCGCGTCTCGCCGCGAAGCTGACCGGAGCCAAGATCGACATCCAGCCCGACAGCATCCTCGAAGACGCCTGA
- a CDS encoding lipase family protein codes for MREARRRTGTAWSALPRLTDAAPTWVLAVIGAAAVLLGVLIVARPLTSLLLLTVYIGLSAIVTGIAQLVAARRASRWSRLVFALIWIVLGVAVLVGFGRTLELLPDILAVLLIVGGLASAFDAIAGGTVSERVLAICWSAAQLTFGVLAFAWPDVTVLVAAVVFGIRCLVFGATLLFRAIRAFAGPRAVDGGADAAPPAPSRRVAGLLAAGRYGLSAVLVALAVGVWGLSSWLADGAPVVDAFYDPPATVPYAHGELIRADAFAGQHPEGADVTRILYTTRDALGDPAVASALVIVPEERRAGARPVIAWNHGTTGVARGCAPSLRDASATKWAIPALDDAIDRGWVVVASDYSGQGAPGVFPYLIGRGEARSSLDAVLAARQLPGLALSERTVAWGHSQGGHAALWMSQIAADYAPGIEMLGTAVLAPVTDPLALAEEATARDDDILLTILISWVLVPYADTYPNVDVSDYVASGGETIVREMTQRCPSEPGVVVSIATGLGVSEDRPLYVEDLTAGALGERLADNAATGPWETPVLVTWGDADEVIPPHLQQEFVERLCADGVQARWVIFQGYDHLATLLPRSRFLPVLTRWTQARFSGTDAPVDDCNR; via the coding sequence ATGCGCGAGGCCCGACGTCGAACCGGCACTGCGTGGAGTGCTCTTCCGCGTCTGACCGATGCTGCGCCGACCTGGGTGCTGGCGGTGATCGGAGCGGCGGCGGTGCTGCTCGGAGTGCTCATCGTGGCCCGCCCGCTCACCTCGCTGCTGCTTCTGACCGTCTACATCGGCCTGAGCGCGATCGTCACGGGGATCGCCCAGCTCGTCGCCGCCCGCCGCGCGTCGCGGTGGTCGCGACTGGTGTTCGCGCTGATCTGGATCGTCCTGGGTGTCGCCGTGCTGGTGGGCTTCGGGCGCACGCTCGAGCTGCTTCCCGACATCCTCGCCGTGCTCCTCATCGTCGGCGGACTCGCGTCGGCGTTCGACGCGATCGCAGGCGGGACCGTGAGCGAGCGCGTGCTCGCGATCTGCTGGTCGGCCGCGCAGCTCACGTTCGGCGTCCTGGCCTTCGCCTGGCCCGACGTCACCGTGCTCGTCGCCGCCGTGGTCTTCGGCATCCGGTGCCTCGTGTTCGGCGCCACGCTCCTCTTCCGGGCCATCCGCGCGTTCGCGGGCCCCCGCGCGGTGGACGGGGGAGCGGATGCCGCGCCGCCGGCGCCCTCCCGGCGCGTCGCCGGGCTGCTCGCCGCGGGTCGGTACGGGCTGTCGGCGGTGCTCGTCGCACTCGCGGTCGGCGTCTGGGGGCTCAGCTCGTGGCTCGCTGACGGGGCCCCGGTCGTCGACGCGTTCTACGACCCGCCCGCGACGGTGCCGTATGCGCACGGCGAGCTCATCCGCGCCGACGCGTTCGCCGGCCAGCATCCCGAAGGCGCCGACGTCACCCGCATCCTGTACACCACCCGTGACGCGCTGGGCGATCCCGCTGTCGCGAGCGCGCTCGTGATCGTGCCCGAGGAGCGACGGGCCGGCGCCCGGCCGGTGATCGCGTGGAACCACGGGACGACGGGCGTGGCGCGCGGGTGCGCGCCGAGTCTGCGCGATGCGTCGGCGACGAAGTGGGCGATCCCGGCGCTCGACGACGCGATCGACCGCGGCTGGGTGGTGGTGGCATCCGACTACTCCGGCCAGGGCGCCCCCGGCGTCTTCCCCTACCTCATCGGGCGAGGCGAAGCGCGCTCGTCGCTCGACGCGGTGCTCGCCGCGCGTCAGCTGCCCGGGCTGGCGCTGTCGGAGCGCACCGTCGCCTGGGGTCATTCGCAGGGCGGGCACGCGGCGCTGTGGATGTCGCAGATCGCCGCGGACTACGCGCCCGGCATCGAGATGCTCGGCACGGCGGTGCTCGCGCCGGTCACCGATCCGCTGGCGCTCGCGGAGGAGGCGACGGCCCGGGACGACGACATCCTCCTCACGATCCTCATCTCGTGGGTGCTCGTCCCGTACGCCGACACGTATCCGAACGTCGACGTCTCCGACTACGTCGCCTCGGGCGGCGAGACGATCGTGCGCGAGATGACGCAGCGATGCCCGAGCGAGCCGGGGGTGGTCGTGTCGATCGCGACGGGACTCGGAGTCTCGGAGGACCGCCCCCTCTACGTCGAGGACCTCACCGCCGGAGCACTGGGGGAGCGGCTCGCCGACAACGCCGCGACCGGGCCGTGGGAGACGCCGGTGCTCGTGACCTGGGGCGACGCCGACGAGGTGATCCCGCCGCATCTGCAGCAGGAGTTCGTCGAACGGCTGTGCGCCGACGGCGTCCAGGCCCGGTGGGTGATCTTCCAGGGGTACGATCACCTCGCCACGCTGCTTCCGCGGTCGCGGTTCCTCCCCGTGCTCACCCGCTGGACGCAGGCGCGGTTCTCGGGCACCGACGCGCCCGTCGACGACTGCAACCGCTGA
- a CDS encoding alanine/glycine:cation symporter family protein → MDALISWMGTWGDNLWTWIVLPVVVVLGLYFTIRSGVVQFRLIPEMFRTLTDKTPRDASGEPQSVSSFQAFTISAASRVGVGNIAGVGTAIALGGPGAVFWMWLMAFVGGASAFIESSLAQLYKTRDRDGFRGGPAYYMERGLGARWMGIVFAIILIICFPLAFSSLQANTIQATVAGSLDESAQSWLPWVTGITLSVLTTLVVFGGVRRIASVTQALVPAMALLYLLVGLVIVVIHADQLPAAFASIFTSAFGYNEVVGAALGYIILTGARRGMFSNEAGLGSAPNAGASAAVTHPVKQGLVQTLGVYFDTFLVCSITAFIILVSVPDLANAEQGIGLTQGAVTSALGDWSNILLSVIIFLLAFSSILGNYYYGESNIEFITQSRSVLTGYRILAVVAVFVGSVLSAGAIWTFADGVMGFMALTNLIAIGLLSGVGFRLLKDYTQQRREGLDPVFTRDRMPDVRGVEVWEDALSVTGPIDLPTKRHQAEKHRDHLHGAPHAE, encoded by the coding sequence ATGGATGCGCTGATCAGCTGGATGGGAACGTGGGGCGACAACCTGTGGACGTGGATCGTCCTGCCCGTGGTGGTGGTCCTCGGGCTCTACTTCACGATCAGGTCGGGGGTCGTGCAGTTCCGCCTCATCCCCGAGATGTTCCGCACCCTCACCGACAAGACGCCGCGTGACGCGTCGGGCGAGCCGCAGTCGGTGTCGTCGTTCCAGGCGTTCACGATCTCGGCGGCGTCCCGCGTGGGGGTCGGCAACATCGCCGGCGTCGGAACGGCGATCGCGCTCGGCGGTCCGGGCGCGGTGTTCTGGATGTGGCTCATGGCGTTCGTCGGCGGCGCATCCGCCTTCATCGAGTCCTCGCTCGCGCAGCTCTACAAGACGCGCGACCGCGACGGCTTCCGCGGGGGTCCGGCCTACTACATGGAGCGCGGACTCGGCGCCCGCTGGATGGGCATCGTCTTCGCGATCATCCTCATCATCTGCTTCCCGCTCGCGTTCTCGTCGCTGCAGGCCAACACGATCCAGGCGACCGTCGCCGGCAGCCTCGACGAGTCGGCTCAGTCCTGGCTCCCCTGGGTGACCGGCATCACCCTCTCGGTGCTCACGACGCTCGTCGTCTTCGGCGGTGTGCGCCGCATCGCCTCGGTGACGCAGGCCCTCGTCCCGGCGATGGCGCTGCTGTACCTCCTCGTCGGCCTCGTGATCGTGGTCATCCACGCCGACCAGCTGCCCGCCGCGTTCGCCTCGATCTTCACCTCGGCGTTCGGCTACAACGAGGTGGTCGGCGCGGCCCTCGGCTACATCATCCTCACCGGCGCCCGGCGCGGCATGTTCTCGAACGAGGCTGGGCTCGGCTCGGCACCCAACGCCGGGGCCTCGGCCGCGGTGACGCATCCGGTGAAGCAGGGCCTCGTGCAGACGCTCGGCGTGTACTTCGACACGTTCCTGGTGTGCTCGATCACCGCGTTCATCATCCTCGTGTCTGTGCCCGACCTCGCGAACGCCGAGCAGGGCATCGGGCTCACGCAGGGGGCGGTCACCTCGGCCCTCGGCGACTGGTCGAACATCCTGCTGAGCGTCATCATCTTCCTGCTCGCGTTCAGCTCGATCCTCGGCAACTACTACTACGGCGAGTCGAACATCGAGTTCATCACCCAGAGCCGAAGCGTGCTCACCGGGTACCGCATCCTCGCCGTCGTCGCCGTCTTCGTCGGGTCGGTGCTGTCGGCCGGAGCCATCTGGACCTTCGCCGACGGAGTCATGGGGTTCATGGCGCTCACGAACCTCATCGCGATCGGCCTGCTGTCGGGTGTCGGCTTCCGGCTGCTCAAGGACTACACGCAGCAGCGGCGCGAGGGCCTCGATCCGGTCTTCACGCGCGACCGCATGCCCGACGTGCGCGGCGTCGAGGTGTGGGAGGACGCCCTGTCGGTCACCGGCCCGATCGACCTGCCCACCAAGCGCCACCAGGCCGAGAAGCACCGCGACCACCTGCACGGCGCGCCGCACGCCGAGTGA
- a CDS encoding DUF1206 domain-containing protein, producing MTARHEGSTRPRRVAREAQDSAALRFAARGGYVASGVVHLIVGVLVIAVAFGGDGVADQTGAFRAIAGAPLGFVLLWIAAIALLALAVWQVLDGVLVRRGGEVKKWGARLVEWGKALVFLALGVVAAAVAVGARPDPDGSVADASRGLIALPGGPVLLGAIGIGILASGIGFAVAGVRRRYLEQLDLPSGVAGTAVTWLAVIGFVAKGLALVTVGVLLLVAAIRLSPEDAGGLDAAIDGLVALPAGPALCLVIGIGLIAYGVFLVCRSKLQRL from the coding sequence GTGACGGCCCGCCACGAGGGGTCGACCCGGCCGAGACGGGTCGCGCGCGAGGCCCAGGACTCCGCTGCGCTGCGTTTCGCCGCGCGCGGCGGGTACGTCGCGAGCGGGGTGGTGCACCTCATCGTCGGGGTGCTCGTGATCGCGGTGGCGTTCGGCGGCGACGGCGTGGCGGATCAGACCGGCGCGTTCCGGGCGATCGCCGGGGCGCCGCTCGGATTCGTCCTGCTGTGGATCGCGGCGATCGCGCTGCTCGCGCTCGCGGTCTGGCAGGTGCTCGACGGCGTGCTCGTGCGCAGAGGCGGCGAGGTGAAGAAGTGGGGCGCGCGCCTGGTCGAGTGGGGGAAGGCCCTGGTCTTCCTCGCGCTCGGCGTTGTGGCCGCCGCCGTGGCGGTCGGGGCACGACCCGACCCCGACGGCAGCGTCGCAGACGCCTCGCGGGGGCTGATCGCCCTGCCCGGCGGACCCGTGCTGCTGGGCGCGATCGGGATCGGCATCCTCGCGTCGGGCATCGGCTTCGCCGTCGCCGGGGTGCGCCGTCGCTACCTCGAACAGCTGGACCTGCCGTCGGGCGTCGCCGGCACGGCGGTGACCTGGCTCGCCGTGATCGGGTTCGTGGCCAAGGGGCTCGCCCTCGTCACGGTCGGAGTACTCCTCCTCGTCGCCGCGATCAGGCTCAGCCCGGAGGATGCGGGCGGCCTGGACGCCGCGATCGACGGTCTCGTCGCCCTCCCGGCCGGACCCGCGCTGTGCCTCGTCATCGGCATCGGGCTGATCGCCTACGGCGTGTTCCTCGTGTGCCGCTCGAAGCTGCAGCGACTGTGA